A region of the Dysidea avara chromosome 9, odDysAvar1.4, whole genome shotgun sequence genome:
TCGATTTTGACTTTGATATGTTCTGTTGAAAATCATGgcattataatttatctaatccaaaacagccaagctgtaaaaaaaagtgtgcggccctcaaaaaggctatggtgaaaaaagatgtgaaatcgaaggtggcggccaagaaatggctgtgatggtaggttaatggtaaaaaatttaataacgacaattcaggtcagtgaattttgtgccaagaccaagcggcaccaaaattcacctgaattgtcgttattaaattttttaccattaacctaccatcacagccatttcttggccgccaccttcgatttcacatcttttttcaccatagcctttttgagggccgcacacttttttttacagcttggctgttttggattagatttcatttctttttgtatttgtataccccaaagccggcctatgggactttttaacctatctttatttatttttatttttttaatgctttacagaataataattctgagggtctaccagtgacttacactgatagcctaacatacattAAATAATAACTATACACTATAATATCtacatacttagttacaagtggttaaattgttagatgcaggattcttggaacaatggaaacagggacaaaggtaatggaaacaacaaggtgaattgtcaaagttagctaagaaatgattccataaaattTCTTCAATTTCTGTTTTGTTACAGCTAGTGATTGTgtatgattttttttctttacttcaggaagaagaaaagatgaagtagatgtactttaaatattttatcagtaaatgtacaaattatatatataatgcatatattgcTTACAGAAATCtcctggtggtttctttgtaactgaacactctacaaggtgacttcttctagatgctctctctacagggtgaattgtttgtagctgaacgatctacaaggtaacttcttctatctgatctctctacagggtgatttgtttgtagctgaattctgtacaggtgatttgtttgctgctgagctctttacagaatggtttctttgtagctgaactctctacaaggtaacttcttctaactgatctttctacagggtgatttgtttgtagctgaactatctacagggtaatttcatctagctgatctctctacagggtgatttgtttgtagctgaattctgtacaggtgatttgtttgcagctgagctgtttacagaatggtttctttgtagctgaactctctacaaggtaatttttctagctgatgtctctacaaggtcactagtttgtagctgaactctctacatgatggtttctttgtaactgaactttctacaaggtgacttcttctagctaatctttctacagggtgatttgtttgtagctgaactctctacaaggtaactttttctagctgcgatctctctacagggagatttgtttgtagctgaactctgtacaggtgatttgtttgaagatgaactctctaaatgatggtttctttgtagctgaactctctacaaggtaacttcttctagctgatctctctacagggtgatttgtttgtagctgaattctgtataggtgatttgtttgcagctgagctctttacagaatggtttctttgtagctgaactctctacaaggtaacttcttctagctgatgtctctacaaggtcactagtttatagcttagctctctacatggtggtttctttgtaactgaactctctacaaggtgacttcttctagctgatctttctacagggtgatttgtttgaagctgaactctctacaaggaacttcttctagctgatctctctaaagggagatttgtttgtagctgaactctctacatgatggtttctttgtagctgaactatctacaaggtaacttcttctagctgatctctctacagggagatttgtttgtagctgaactctctacatgatggtttctttgtagctgaactctctgcaaggcaacttcttctactgatctctctacagggcgatttgtttgtagctgaactctctacatggtggtttctttgtagctgaactctacaaagtgatttcttctagctgaactatctctttccatagttgcatgaactccctacaaggtaacttcttctagctgatctccctacagggtgaattgtttgtagctgatctctctacagggtgacttgtttgtagctattctctatacaggttacttgtttctagctaatctcttgaattctcttcagggtgactgctctattaggatgactgctctattagagtatctcgatctcgcacttgctgcaccaagttggatttcgtgttataactccgtggctttaagtctgattcttctacaccattgaagagcctttataagatgattactccatctgtacaacgattttcaaagcattactccaagcggtttatctggtagacgtggcaagcagtcgttttttaatagctaatctcggttgcgtaattgttactGTCAACGCACCGATGGTCCGGGCAAaaacggtccggccggaccatttgtgcatgcataactggtccccccggaccataCATGTCTGTGCAAAAATGGTCCGGCCTGAACATAAATGGTCCGCCTCCAGTCTTTCATTAGCCGGCCATAACGGCACTCCCTACCTCAAGTATTCCGCCACTGTGCCACCAGGGATCCCTCTGCCACCGTAACTAAGCGTCCACAAACGCATGCCTGATGCCGTGGCTTTGCTACAAGAAAGCTATATCAATACCAGTACCTGGACTGAGCATAATATAGCCGACCCTATAGTAGAACGTCTCTTTGCTAGCATAAACAACTATGGTGTACTATACTGTAGTTTCTATTCCAGAACAATTCGTGATTAGAATAATTACACTGTTAATTCGAGTGGATGACTCCTGTGCCAACTTGCATGAAGATCATACAaatcatagctacatgtatgagATTCATACAAGTTGCCACAGGTGTTATCTACAGTGTATGAAGTTCATATTTTCGAATTAACATGCAGTGTAGCTATATTCTGGCACagctaataataattaactgTAGCTATGTTAGGCATAGTTACTCATATCTTGCTACGTAGCTAATTCTGTTACAATTTTCCACAGGTGAATTTTGCTATTAAAATAAGATTATAATGCTAAAGCACTGTAGCTATAAAGATACATGGCATGGTTGCAATTATTCAAAGTCATTAATCTGGTGAATGTCCTGGGAGCATTCGTGGCATGAAAAAGTTTTTACATTCTTGGCCTCTTCAGGCTTCAGGTTGGTACAGATGATGTGTGACCATTGCTTACATTTATCACATCGTACCTGTAAAAAtacattaaaatgtgcatatattattgtgtattaGTCTTACCCAATCAACATATTGTGGATGACTTATACTTTGTTCCCCTGCACCACACATTATACACCTTTCGGTCATATCAACTATAGAATGTGTATATCAAATACCATAATGCAGGCACATTCGTTTGTAGCTAGAGGTCATTATGTACTATAGTACCTGAGTATGAAAGCAATGCAACACCTATATCAATCCGTGCTTGTGTAGTATTCATTCTGCACAGGCTATTTTCTTCAATGCTTCCTGATAGAAACAGCTGCTCAGCCATCTAACAAAAAACTATAATGCTATACTTATAATGATTGTATGATTATACCTTCATGCAGTATACACCACAGTTGGAGGTATCATACTGAATCTTTCTCTTCAGCTGCTTCAACTCAAACTTAGTGATGTCTAAATGGTCCTTTCCTAATATTTCACCCCTTCTCTTGAAGTAATtcctgtataaacaggtgttcAGCAATTGAAGTCACATTTTCAAGTAACATGTATGCCAAAAAACTTATTTGCCATGTAACTAACTAACTTTACAGCAGCAAATGCACCACGGCTTGACCGTGAAGGTCCATAGGGATCAAGATAATAAAAGCTTTTCTGCTCCAAGTCCATAGCCTAAAAACATAATAGCGTAACAGATGACAATGTTACTGATGAGTAGACTTACAATGAGAATCCAATGGTTACTACCTTGGTTGTAGCATCCTCCAATGTACTTATACGTGCTCAATGATTCCTAGCAACCAAGGGAACAACTCTCAttgcaataattatacatagctTAATTACTTTGTTATTGTGTGCAAAATGTTACTAACCGTCATTGTAACTGTACCTTAGACAATAGGTGTGAATGCTTCCCAGCAGAGGTATGGCTGAGTATGCAAGATAGTGTCTGAGAAATCATGGCAAAAGTATTTCCTTGGATATTTGATAACAGTTCAAGGTATGTATGGATTATCTTTGGAATTTAATACATTTAAATAAGCACATACATGTCAGACATTAATGAACTTCATCATTTACATCTTGATTTGGTTTTAGGCTGTGGAAACTTCCGTGGTGAACTGCATTTCTACCTATCCTTGCTTTAACAACATGACATGGTTTTCCATTCCAAATCTTAGTAAGCTGTTTCTTGAGGAATAAAACACATGATAATAttttgtgcatacatacataacatatATTCATTATACATGTGCTCCATGTAGcataatgtatagctgtataactactgtatagcattGTTATTATACCTCTGCATTATTAGTGGATCCTGTATCCATCTCACAGTCATTCTTATGAATCTCCTTCACTGGATCACTCTTTACCTTCTTGCAAGCACTCTCATTCTGTACAATGTGCCACATGTAGCAGCACCATTATGCAGATGAATATGCCAAACTTACAGTTTTAAAAACATCTTTCAGCAATTTGCGCTTCCTCTGTGGTTTCACAAGATCAGGACAATTCTTATCAGGACTAGAAAACTGCAGTAATCTTTTACATTTAGTAACTCCTTTAGGCGAATCAAAAATTGCATCTACAATTCTATTCTCTGTAATTTGTGATGAATCAAAATAATACAGAAATTTGTTGAAACACCTACCAGGTGATTTAGGTGTAGCACTAAGCTGTGTATCTCCTTTCTTAGTCCCACAAATTGGTGAAATTCGAGTGCCACTTGGAAGTAGTTCAGGAACAAACTCTTCCATACAAAGAGGTGTGCTAGCTTGAATTATACTGTTAACTTCCTGGCTATCCTGTACAACTAAATGAAATAAGTACGATGTGCACACCTTGAAGTATAATTCAATAAATATACACATATACCATCAGAGTGCTCCTTGCTTATTCCTTGGCTTAATGAAGGAAGTGGCACAGGTGAATTAGAATTTCTTGCAGTACTGTCAGATTCCATTTGTTGATCTTGCAGTCGgtttactacaaacaaataacttaTAAATTTATCTATGCACATAATTTATGCAGATACACACaattatgcatacagtattagTAAGACAGGGTGTACATCCTTAACTGAATGTATTATATAAATAAATACCTTCACAATCCTtaaatttttgatttttgctTGATGAATCGGAATATGATGTACCAGAACTGGTAGATGCATCTACTGCAGTTGGACTCTAAACATAAACAGAAGAGGTAACCAAGGTAGAAGTAATGTCAAATATTCAGTTAACTTACTTTAGGAGGTATTGGCTGTATTGGAGACATATAAGGCTTGAGACGAGTGCCATGCACTCTTTCAATGACCTTTTCAGGATTTTCAACTCCTTTTAAACTGTAGAGACCTTTTCCTAGTGATTTTACAATTTCATAAGGACCAAGCCATCTGTAATCCAGTTTTCCTCCCTTCCTTTTCTTCCTTTTATTATCTCTAATAAGCATTTTGGCTCCTACAGCATAAGCTCCTACATAAAGAAATTGAACTGGCGTATCTTTAGATATATATTACATACCTGGCTTATAGTTTCTCTTATCATACTGTTCTTTTTGTCTTTGTTGTGCTTTCAGAATGTTAGCCTTTGCAGCATTAAGTGTTGCTTGCTTAGCATGATGAAGCTCATTAAGTAGAGAAGGATCTTCTGCTTTGCAAAAATCCGTTAACAATACATCAGGATCTTTCTTTTCGGTATTAATGTCAACCGGTAGCACTGGCTTTCGTGCAAACATGAGTTCAAATGGTGAGTATTGTGTAGATTCTTGTTTGGaggtattatagctataaacacATGTATCCAAAAAGTCTTCCCATTGCTCTTTCTTATGATTAATAAATTTCACAATCATGTTCTGTAGTGTCTGGTTAAATCGTTCAACCAAGCCATTGGCCTAAGGGAAATATATATACTTAATCGACAATCTGTATATGATATAATAACAATGTAGTTGTATAATTGCTACGGACACCAATGCAAGAAAATTATACCTGCGGATGATAAGCAGTTGTTAATCTGTGATCAATCTGGAGCAATGACATCATTCGTTTATCAAGGTGGTTATAATATGTTTGCCACAGATCTCACCATTAATCTTTACAGAGCCATTGCATGcttttactgtatacatacctGCTGGAGACTGATATGCAATTGGGCCAACAAAATCTACGCCTAGATGATACCAGGGAGCCTTGACTGGTACAGGATTCAGTGCAGGGGCAATAGTTTCTAGCTTTCCGTTCACATGCTGGCAAATATCACATCGTTGCACCTATGCATTCCGTACAAGATATGGCATCACATTTGTATTACATGCTCATGCAGAGTGCATCTTACAATTTCTTTAGCATCCTTAGATACCCCTTTCCACATAAACCTCTCAGTAATTCTTGCCAGTGTCTTCCTGTATCCAAGATGGCCAGAGGTCTGATCTCCATGACAAGCTTGTACAATCCTAAGCTGTTCCTTTCTTTCTCTAATGTATCGAACTTGTTGCACCTGAACATGCAAATTAAGAAATGATATggctacatatacatgcatgtatgtgcactATAGCCACACCTCATCCTTTCCTTTATGTTTTTTTCTAAACACCAATTCTCCATCAACCACACAAAAGTTTGCTGCCTTTCTTCTTACAATTCGCTTCTGATTTTGAGTAAGGCCTTCTCTATACTGCTTCCTTGTCACATAAACATAAACATCTTCTAGTGTGTCAGTTTCCAATTCGTCCTCGAAATGGTTATCCTCCTTATCAGTATTATGAGCCATCACTGGAAGCAAGCAACTTGCGCCACTTCAAGTTGCAGATTATTCACTCTAAACTTGATCTCTGAGCCTTTCGTGTTCGTTAGAGCTAGTATATAGTCCTGCTGTAGCTGCAGTATAGCCGCGGATCCTCAGTCAGTAAATTGAACGCCGGCACGCGACTGCGTCGTATCGAATCTTGCTCCTTAGCCGGATATGCTGTATAAGCTAACTACCAGACTCCCTATACCAACAAGATACGGCCGCAACAACCAGTTATACAGTCTATACACTCCAACTCTGTCTGCTATTTGAGCTAACTAAGCAGTACTGAGatatctattggatttagtttaTGTCAGCATGCTGAGAGATTTTGCGAGATTTCTTTGAAGGCACCGCTTCAAAGAGATGAGGCTAACCTATATttggtgtatatagctattcttGTCGACTGTACGGTGGCAAATAGTCGTTGCAGTTTAGTTTGGTAacccggaccatttatgttcGGGTAGGACCATTTATATGTCGTCATagatggtccggccggaccatttatgtcgaacatatttggtccggccggaccgtttatgcacccggaccaaatattttgttacaacTGTTACACAccgttggttttttcgttgtatcttcctggttttaagctcgatttctttcaaaccacaaaagatttgaggttcaatagttgttgaaaccatcatgataaatgagacatgtatatacatttacaaattcagtaaccctcggtcacatgcgaccacaaggctggtgatcaagtgataccaacgtgggcatggcaagggagaaaagtaattacaattacaaacaaaaacaacaattacaaaacaaaacaaaaatattaaattacaagtacattatcacaaccactctcggcagtcccttgccataaaaatcctctgggatgcagtcatacaaaccttcgaggcatcatccagcatccgtcgaaccagtgaccttgtgatattgatgtccttatcaataaaatgtagtaacctattcacccaccgattttcagcttcttcccatacacggtttaccctgtagacgtgacaacatattggtgttatttttcgtgaatattCACTCAGAActatttgcctgtttatcgtattccagccaaagttggtaccgagatgcgcctttataccccccttctgtgtgccaaatttcaaggtaatcggatatggcattcgcgTTGTAttgcagtttttgtaagtgtgcgaaaagaggaagaaaaaaacgaagaaactaagccaatttttgaagtcgcatatctcgtatttgtacacatcaactcttgtttgcaattgagttagcttgagaggatgttgagcacgggtgtaggacactggagttggtgacggtaagcaatgatcaggtattgctagtgtaagttcctgacaaccttgaataggaaggtgagtctagcaattgttcttctgttttgaagtgtaggccattcaagactggttaacatgtctgtgatgctatcatggttttggttagatctgtgccagggtttgtttaaaacgaaacgagcagcgcggtgttaaatcatttctagtttactaatactagtgtgatgataggggtcccagatggctgagcagtattctaatgatggtaagagcaattaTTTGTAGatgtgttctttaatttctgatagcgcattgtggagatttctttttaagaatccaaggagtcaatttgccttgttacagatgtaattgatgtgaggatcccatgatagtttgtggtggagacggattccaaggtaattgtgttctaatactgtagccagtggaatgtcggACATTTTCTGCGTACACAGTAACATGATTCGATACGAATGGGAAAGGGAAACACAtaatcactgtgacaccggaaCTCGGTTGACCATAGGCAATAAACCCATGTGATCGCAATCGTCCTAAATCTGAGTGTCTTTAGGAACCGAGCATGCACGTTCGCGGCTATGTGGTTAAAACGTTAAATGGCCGAGGGCAACAACGTGAACAGGCAGTTACGAAATGCAGTAGTCCCAAACGGTTATTTGTTCTCAAAATGGGCCAACCATTGGTCAGCCTATCAATGTATTCTGTCTCCTAATCGTGATAATACAACCTCTGAGGAACGGAATAATGGCAACACAGGCTACCACATTAGCAGAGCAACACTTGAGGAATTCATTGGCGATGTGCGTTGTGGGATTTACGAGTTGATGATTACAAAACCGAGAACGAGAGCAAGTGATCCAGATCCAAAGAGAACTGTGGTGTACATTGGGAACACTTGTAGGGAAGGTCGTAATCTCACCGATAGAATTATGGAGTATTGTCGCAGTGGGTCTCACAAAGCAGACAATATAAATAAAGTATTACGCGATGGGCATGAAGTGTATGTTCGATTTAAACCGTCAAGAGATAGTTCCGGAGAAAGCACAGTGGTGCAAGCAAGGCAAGACGAGGACCAAGTTTTATACAGATTTAAATATCCATGGAACATTCAGTATCCACCACATACATGGTGGGGCGGATCCAATGAACAATGtaagtgtagctagctagctagctataaacttATAACAGTGTATTGTAAGTAGCTGTATTGAGTTGGCAGCAGAACTGTTTTGTTTCAGTAGCTAATAGCACTgaatatgtatgcatgcattttgCACGTATGTAGCTATTACATATTTTAATGTCAGCACAACTAGCTACTCAGTGCTTTATCAAAGGTAGCTACTTATGGAACTCGTTtgataatgttttacaaaaCGAATTTGCTACAGATCCAACTGGTCAGACACAAATTTTAAGCCCTTGCACGTGTTTCACTTGTCTGTTCCTGGGTGCATTGTAATACTGTGAACAGAAGTCTTCACAGATATATAGTTTGCTTACTTAACTTGTTTCAAGATGATTGTGGGCTTACAACTATACCTGATCTACTATTGATGGAGAATAGTGGTCTTAATAGTTACCAGCTGAGGCTATCTGTAGTGTTAGCAACCAGACCTTGAAGTTATTTATTATAACCTTTCAGTCATGTagataatgaggtcatgaagtacatcttagctatgctagggacctacttgacatgtttactataatgaggtggtcatattaatgaggtcactACTAGTAAGATGCTAACAGCATTGAGGGGCAAGCATGCCATATTTTATCTTACATACTGatggatacatacatacatacatattagcGGCACATACTTGTCATTAAAGTGGGGCTCACAGGCTTGTCCAATCATGAGCAGCaaggtttgtgatgaataactataatagaacagctgGTGTTCCAGAAATGTTGGACAGTTTATAATG
Encoded here:
- the LOC136266276 gene encoding uncharacterized protein isoform X3; this encodes MMSLLQIDHRLTTAYHPQANGLVERFNQTLQNMIVKFINHKKEQWEDFLDTCVYSYNTSKQESTQYSPFELMFARKPVLPVDINTEKKDPDVLLTDFCKAEDPSLLNELHHAKQATLNAAKANILKAQQRQKEQYDKRNYKPGAYAVGAKMLIRDNKRKKRKGGKLDYRWLGPYEIVKSLGKGLYSLKGVENPEKVIERVHGTRLKPYMSPIQPIPPKSPTAVDASTSSGTSYSDSSSKNQKFKDCEVNRLQDQQMESDSTARNSNSPVPLPSLSQGISKEHSDVVQDSQEVNSIIQASTPLCMEEFVPELLPSGTRISPICGTKKGDTQLSATPKSPENRIVDAIFDSPKGVTKCKRLLQFSSPDKNCPDLVKPQRKRKLLKDVFKTNESACKKVKSDPVKEIHKNDCEMDTGSTNNAELTKIWNGKPCHVVKARIGRNAVHHGSFHSLKPNQDVNDEIIHTYLELLSNIQGNTFAMISQTLSCILSHTSAGKHSHLLSKESLSTYKYIGGCYNQGSNHWILIAMDLEQKSFYYLDPYGPSRSSRGAFAAVKNYFKRRGEILGKDHLDITKFELKQLKRKIQYDTSNCGVYCMKMAEQLFLSGSIEENSLCRMNTTQARIDIGVALLSYSVDMTERCIMCGAGEQSISHPQYVDWVRCDKCKQWSHIICTNLKPEEAKNVKTFSCHECSQDIHQINDFE
- the LOC136266276 gene encoding uncharacterized protein isoform X2, whose product is MPGSFTAETPTYPFAMKKANGLVERFNQTLQNMIVKFINHKKEQWEDFLDTCVYSYNTSKQESTQYSPFELMFARKPVLPVDINTEKKDPDVLLTDFCKAEDPSLLNELHHAKQATLNAAKANILKAQQRQKEQYDKRNYKPGAYAVGAKMLIRDNKRKKRKGGKLDYRWLGPYEIVKSLGKGLYSLKGVENPEKVIERVHGTRLKPYMSPIQPIPPKSPTAVDASTSSGTSYSDSSSKNQKFKDCEVNRLQDQQMESDSTARNSNSPVPLPSLSQGISKEHSDVVQDSQEVNSIIQASTPLCMEEFVPELLPSGTRISPICGTKKGDTQLSATPKSPENRIVDAIFDSPKGVTKCKRLLQFSSPDKNCPDLVKPQRKRKLLKDVFKTNESACKKVKSDPVKEIHKNDCEMDTGSTNNAEKQLTKIWNGKPCHVVKARIGRNAVHHGSFHSLKPNQDVNDEIIHTYLELLSNIQGNTFAMISQTLSCILSHTSAGKHSHLLSKESLSTYKYIGGCYNQGSNHWILIAMDLEQKSFYYLDPYGPSRSSRGAFAAVKNYFKRRGEILGKDHLDITKFELKQLKRKIQYDTSNCGVYCMKMAEQLFLSGSIEENSLCRMNTTQARIDIGVALLSYSVDMTERCIMCGAGEQSISHPQYVDWVRCDKCKQWSHIICTNLKPEEAKNVKTFSCHECSQDIHQINDFE
- the LOC136266276 gene encoding uncharacterized protein isoform X1, whose protein sequence is MMSLLQIDHRLTTAYHPQANGLVERFNQTLQNMIVKFINHKKEQWEDFLDTCVYSYNTSKQESTQYSPFELMFARKPVLPVDINTEKKDPDVLLTDFCKAEDPSLLNELHHAKQATLNAAKANILKAQQRQKEQYDKRNYKPGAYAVGAKMLIRDNKRKKRKGGKLDYRWLGPYEIVKSLGKGLYSLKGVENPEKVIERVHGTRLKPYMSPIQPIPPKSPTAVDASTSSGTSYSDSSSKNQKFKDCEVNRLQDQQMESDSTARNSNSPVPLPSLSQGISKEHSDVVQDSQEVNSIIQASTPLCMEEFVPELLPSGTRISPICGTKKGDTQLSATPKSPENRIVDAIFDSPKGVTKCKRLLQFSSPDKNCPDLVKPQRKRKLLKDVFKTNESACKKVKSDPVKEIHKNDCEMDTGSTNNAEKQLTKIWNGKPCHVVKARIGRNAVHHGSFHSLKPNQDVNDEIIHTYLELLSNIQGNTFAMISQTLSCILSHTSAGKHSHLLSKESLSTYKYIGGCYNQGSNHWILIAMDLEQKSFYYLDPYGPSRSSRGAFAAVKNYFKRRGEILGKDHLDITKFELKQLKRKIQYDTSNCGVYCMKMAEQLFLSGSIEENSLCRMNTTQARIDIGVALLSYSVDMTERCIMCGAGEQSISHPQYVDWVRCDKCKQWSHIICTNLKPEEAKNVKTFSCHECSQDIHQINDFE